In a genomic window of Candidatus Bathyarchaeota archaeon:
- a CDS encoding magnesium transporter CorA family protein, translated as MIRAVFMGDNSERPVTAEELSTLPVSNVWLEVVDPTDAELDAVAATVHVPVTFLRLPKNGGVVELRVEEGYGIIDFLVMADVVSTKKAYPIVLVFSKKFLVTVSKKEIQPVINLAKERMSKTKNDPPAQVTYFIIDEIVANHYVDIEKLETLTAKMEEEVVEKASSETLKRIFKLKTNMVRFNKILWYERSLIFNLRRCSDACMDAKYRSLFDITHEDLTRQIDIVETYREILSDAINVYLSSISNKINLSIQALTVVIFYLTIITTVTSFPNTVATFFGISQFGNTHFGIVIIALLLSIVLPFVWLWRKKWLKPKPVG; from the coding sequence ATGATTCGCGCCGTTTTTATGGGGGACAACAGTGAAAGACCTGTTACGGCAGAGGAGTTGTCCACGTTGCCTGTATCGAACGTTTGGCTTGAAGTTGTGGACCCAACTGACGCCGAGTTAGACGCGGTTGCTGCTACAGTTCATGTGCCTGTTACTTTTTTGCGTTTGCCCAAAAACGGCGGCGTTGTGGAGTTGCGTGTAGAAGAAGGTTATGGTATCATCGATTTTTTGGTCATGGCTGATGTGGTTTCCACCAAGAAGGCTTACCCTATTGTTTTGGTGTTTTCCAAAAAATTTTTAGTAACTGTTTCAAAAAAAGAAATTCAACCAGTCATTAACCTTGCTAAGGAACGTATGAGTAAGACCAAAAATGATCCTCCTGCTCAGGTAACCTATTTTATCATAGATGAAATCGTCGCAAACCATTATGTAGATATTGAGAAGTTGGAGACCTTAACGGCTAAAATGGAGGAGGAAGTGGTTGAGAAAGCTTCCTCAGAGACTCTAAAACGCATTTTTAAACTCAAAACCAACATGGTTCGCTTCAACAAGATTCTCTGGTACGAACGAAGTCTCATTTTTAATCTTCGCAGATGTAGTGACGCCTGCATGGATGCTAAGTATCGTAGCCTCTTTGACATAACCCACGAGGATTTAACCCGCCAAATAGACATCGTTGAAACCTACCGCGAAATCCTCTCTGACGCCATAAACGTCTATCTCTCGTCCATCTCTAACAAAATCAACCTTTCAATTCAAGCCTTAACCGTCGTCATATTCTACTTGACGATTATCACTACCGTAACTTCCTTCCCCAATACTGTAGCCACCTTCTTTGGAATCTCCCAATTCGGAAACACCCACTTTGGCATCGTTATAATTGCCCTGTTGCTTTCGATTGTGTTGCCGTTTGTGTGGTTATGGCGCAAGAAGTGGCTCAAACCCAAACCCGTCGGATAA
- a CDS encoding MBL fold metallo-hydrolase gives MKIEVLGGAREVGGSCISIESDSCKVALDYGTKLDEEPKKLPRDFDAVIISHAHLDHTGSLLSLCKKNSPTIVGSDITRDVTVDLLHDMVNIQTQNGNTEFDDSTAEKVRDCWWSRDSVALPGMKINLQSAGHVAGAKITSLEAEKKRVVYTGDFCLHNTEILQGCKMEALPKKPDVLIMECTYGGKVRPPREELIDDFIREMLTTMQHHGNILIPTFAFHRSQEMAKRIDTAIERGILPKYHVYTISNIAQKINGYYNLNKGLFTKEIKQQKNPFNYRHVKHLYRTSQIQEPAIVICTSGFGHAGASLRLLKDWSGSKDNAVILTSGYLPPDSPLKQAKEEGFFKTDEETYTVNAAVRQIELSGHADQNELVKFVNKLKPKQTILVHGDLEQAELLSEKISGITDVCIPKQNEVIDA, from the coding sequence TTGAAAATTGAAGTTCTCGGAGGAGCCAGAGAAGTCGGCGGCTCCTGCATTTCTATTGAATCCGACTCATGCAAAGTTGCGCTAGATTACGGCACCAAACTAGACGAGGAACCTAAAAAGTTACCCCGCGATTTCGACGCCGTTATCATTAGCCACGCTCATCTTGACCACACGGGCAGTCTCCTTAGTTTATGTAAAAAAAACAGCCCCACTATCGTCGGCTCAGACATAACCCGCGATGTAACCGTTGATTTACTTCACGACATGGTTAACATCCAAACCCAAAACGGCAACACAGAATTCGACGACAGCACCGCTGAAAAAGTGCGTGATTGCTGGTGGAGTCGTGACTCCGTAGCCTTGCCCGGTATGAAGATTAATTTGCAGTCTGCGGGGCATGTGGCTGGCGCAAAAATCACAAGTCTCGAAGCCGAAAAGAAACGAGTCGTCTACACTGGCGACTTCTGTCTTCACAACACCGAAATCTTGCAGGGTTGCAAGATGGAGGCTTTACCCAAAAAACCCGACGTCTTGATTATGGAGTGCACTTATGGCGGTAAGGTTAGACCTCCTCGGGAAGAGTTGATTGATGATTTCATTCGGGAAATGCTTACCACCATGCAGCACCACGGCAACATCCTAATCCCAACTTTTGCGTTTCACCGTAGCCAAGAAATGGCTAAACGCATCGACACCGCCATCGAACGCGGCATTCTCCCCAAATATCACGTCTACACCATATCCAACATCGCCCAAAAAATCAACGGTTACTACAACCTAAACAAAGGCTTATTCACCAAAGAAATCAAACAACAGAAAAACCCCTTCAACTACCGCCACGTCAAGCACCTTTACCGCACCAGCCAAATTCAAGAACCCGCCATAGTTATCTGCACTTCCGGGTTTGGTCACGCAGGCGCCAGCCTAAGATTGCTTAAAGATTGGTCCGGGAGTAAAGACAACGCCGTTATCTTAACTTCAGGGTATCTACCCCCCGACAGCCCCCTCAAACAAGCCAAGGAAGAGGGCTTCTTCAAAACCGACGAAGAAACCTACACAGTAAACGCGGCAGTACGCCAAATTGAGCTTTCAGGACACGCAGACCAAAATGAACTCGTCAAATTCGTCAATAAACTTAAACCTAAACAGACGATTCTGGTGCACGGCGACCTCGAACAGGCAGAATTACTCTCAGAGAAAATCTCGGGCATAACCGATGTCTGCATCCCCAAACAAAACGAAGTCATAGACGCCTAA
- a CDS encoding VOC family protein encodes MRQKLTLVTLGVADLDRAVDFYEKGLGWKRSSVSTPNLAVFSLGGIGLALYSRKSLAEDATVDEAGSGFSGITLSLNAVNEAEVDAVLSEAVRAGGMLVKPAQKVFWGGYSGYFKDPDGHLLEVAYNPFWKLDAEGNVVLEP; translated from the coding sequence ATGCGGCAGAAACTTACTCTGGTAACGCTTGGTGTTGCCGATTTAGATCGAGCGGTTGATTTTTACGAGAAAGGCCTGGGCTGGAAACGCTCCTCTGTGAGCACTCCGAATCTGGCGGTGTTTTCTCTTGGCGGCATTGGTCTGGCTTTGTATTCAAGGAAATCCCTCGCGGAAGACGCAACAGTTGATGAGGCTGGAAGCGGCTTTTCAGGTATCACGCTATCCTTAAACGCCGTAAACGAGGCTGAAGTTGACGCTGTCCTCTCGGAGGCGGTTAGAGCTGGCGGAATGCTGGTTAAGCCTGCGCAGAAGGTTTTCTGGGGTGGATACAGCGGCTACTTCAAGGACCCTGATGGGCACCTACTTGAGGTTGCGTATAACCCGTTTTGGAAGTTAGACGCCGAGGGCAACGTGGTGCTGGAACCCTAA
- a CDS encoding molybdopterin-dependent oxidoreductase, giving the protein MEKAKQSVKGIAISLILVVLGLIVVTVVLQSSQSSMLYPAEVREYKGEDLSSVGDIRENTVKGIQYINGSTYRLQISGKVNQTAEYTYDQVLNDFPSYQKVVTLYCVEGWSAKILWEGVLVSDLLEHAGVDSNATTVIFYASDNYSTALPLSYIADNQILLAYKVNDITLPPERGFPFQLVAESQYGYKWIKWVTQIEVSDNPDYLGYWESRGLPNNATIP; this is encoded by the coding sequence ATGGAGAAAGCAAAGCAGTCAGTCAAAGGCATTGCAATCAGTCTAATCCTCGTGGTTTTAGGGTTGATTGTGGTAACGGTGGTTTTACAGAGCAGCCAATCCAGCATGCTTTACCCCGCCGAAGTCCGCGAGTACAAAGGCGAAGACCTCTCCTCTGTCGGCGACATTAGAGAAAACACCGTCAAAGGCATACAATACATAAACGGCTCCACCTATCGCCTCCAAATCAGTGGCAAAGTAAACCAGACCGCTGAGTACACCTATGACCAAGTCCTAAACGATTTTCCAAGCTACCAAAAGGTAGTGACGCTTTATTGTGTTGAGGGTTGGTCGGCTAAGATTCTCTGGGAAGGCGTGTTAGTTTCAGATTTGCTTGAGCATGCAGGAGTGGACTCCAACGCGACCACAGTGATATTTTATGCCTCCGACAATTACTCCACCGCGCTGCCGCTCAGCTACATAGCCGACAACCAGATTCTGCTCGCATACAAAGTCAACGATATCACCCTGCCACCTGAACGCGGATTCCCCTTCCAACTTGTCGCGGAGAGTCAATACGGTTACAAATGGATAAAATGGGTTACACAAATCGAGGTCAGCGACAACCCTGATTACCTTGGATATTGGGAGAGTCGCGGATTACCCAACAACGCCACCATACCATAG